One part of the Mariniblastus fucicola genome encodes these proteins:
- a CDS encoding carbon starvation CstA family protein, translated as MGTFLIAVGSFVGFLVAYHTYGRWLSRKVFALDPNAIVPSCELEDGVDYVPSKKSIVFGHHFTSIAGTGPIVGPAIAVFWGWLPALLWVIFGSIFIGAVHDFGALVVSLRNRGQTVGEIAGRLISPRAKLLFLLVLFFALTIVLAIFGLVIAAIFKLYPESVLPVWISLPIAVFIGWRIRKGSGSILPIAMLGLLAIYASVWFGAYIMPISLDKIVGADKWLGEWNSTLVWTLVLFIYCGIASVLPVSVLLQPRDYINSLQLYVALVLLMIGLGIATLSGQADLFTSTPAYTGDELPRNPPPIAPFLFITIACGAVSGFHCLVSSGTSSKQVANETDAQAIGYGSMLLEGALAVMVILACCAGVGMGKFDRVTVGDGVFAPSEYVAAVGANEVALTGKDAWRAKYQTAGDWNDFNLGAKVGAFVEGGGNFISAVGIPLKLGIAIVAVLVACFAATTLDSATRLQRYVVQELGQTLHVKPLTNRYVATIFALVLGFWIAWQPGAGGVRGTGGLMLWPLFGATNQLLAGLALMVTTFYLWRRNKPVWFVVLPMVLMLILPFWALIWQLKYTFNFEDKLMLSVVAIITLGLQVWMVIEAMIAWPKAKGVLEEKLPPLEKDSFSAADGRSC; from the coding sequence ATGGGCACGTTTCTAATCGCCGTCGGCAGTTTTGTCGGGTTTCTTGTCGCGTACCATACTTACGGACGTTGGCTGTCGCGAAAAGTGTTCGCGCTCGACCCCAACGCAATCGTTCCCAGTTGCGAGCTCGAAGACGGCGTTGATTACGTGCCGTCAAAAAAGTCCATCGTCTTCGGTCACCACTTCACCAGCATCGCCGGAACAGGCCCGATCGTGGGACCGGCGATCGCTGTGTTCTGGGGTTGGCTCCCGGCGCTGTTGTGGGTCATCTTCGGAAGCATCTTTATCGGTGCCGTTCATGACTTCGGCGCACTGGTAGTTAGCCTGAGGAATCGAGGCCAAACGGTGGGTGAAATTGCCGGGCGATTGATCTCGCCGAGAGCAAAACTTCTGTTTCTGTTGGTGCTGTTCTTCGCACTCACGATCGTGCTGGCGATTTTTGGCCTGGTCATCGCGGCGATCTTTAAGCTGTATCCCGAATCCGTGTTGCCGGTCTGGATTTCACTTCCCATCGCGGTGTTTATCGGTTGGCGAATCCGAAAAGGATCTGGCAGCATTTTGCCGATCGCAATGTTGGGACTGCTGGCGATCTACGCCAGTGTTTGGTTCGGTGCCTACATCATGCCAATCTCGTTAGACAAAATTGTTGGGGCCGACAAATGGCTTGGCGAGTGGAATTCGACGCTAGTTTGGACTTTGGTCCTGTTCATCTACTGTGGCATTGCTTCGGTATTGCCCGTTTCCGTTTTGCTTCAACCTCGCGACTATATCAACAGTTTGCAGCTGTACGTCGCGTTGGTTTTGCTAATGATTGGACTGGGGATCGCAACGCTTTCCGGGCAGGCCGATCTGTTCACGTCCACACCCGCATACACCGGTGACGAGCTGCCCAGGAATCCGCCACCGATCGCTCCGTTTTTGTTTATCACGATCGCATGCGGAGCCGTGAGCGGATTTCACTGCCTGGTTAGCAGCGGTACCAGTAGCAAACAGGTGGCGAACGAAACCGATGCTCAGGCGATCGGCTATGGCAGCATGTTGCTCGAAGGAGCCCTTGCCGTGATGGTGATTCTGGCTTGCTGTGCTGGCGTCGGAATGGGCAAGTTTGATCGCGTGACAGTGGGCGATGGCGTTTTTGCTCCTAGCGAATATGTCGCCGCGGTTGGAGCCAACGAAGTCGCATTGACCGGAAAGGATGCGTGGCGCGCGAAGTATCAAACGGCTGGCGATTGGAATGATTTTAACCTCGGCGCGAAAGTTGGCGCGTTCGTCGAAGGCGGCGGTAACTTTATTTCTGCCGTGGGCATTCCGTTGAAGCTGGGTATCGCGATCGTTGCCGTTTTGGTGGCCTGTTTTGCAGCCACGACTTTGGATTCTGCCACGCGTTTGCAACGCTACGTCGTGCAGGAGCTTGGCCAAACGCTCCATGTCAAACCGCTGACCAATCGCTACGTCGCCACGATTTTCGCGTTGGTGCTGGGATTCTGGATTGCGTGGCAGCCGGGAGCGGGGGGAGTCCGCGGAACGGGCGGCCTGATGTTGTGGCCTCTGTTTGGGGCGACGAATCAGCTGCTGGCCGGGTTGGCTCTGATGGTGACGACTTTCTACCTGTGGCGCCGCAACAAGCCGGTTTGGTTTGTGGTGCTTCCGATGGTGTTGATGTTGATCTTGCCATTCTGGGCGTTGATCTGGCAGTTGAAATACACGTTTAACTTCGAGGACAAGCTAATGCTGTCCGTCGTCGCGATCATCACCTTGGGGTTGCAGGTTTGGATGGTAATCGAAGCGATGATCGCATGGCCCAAAGCCAAAGGCGTGCTGGAGGAGAAGCTTCCGCCGCTGGAAAAGGACAGTTTCAGTGCTGCTGACGGGCGTAGCTGTTGA
- a CDS encoding VF530 family protein, which translates to MDNQANNPLHGVKLADMVEHLVETYGWEELGAKININCFNSNPSIKSSLKFLRRTPWAREKVERLYLRSIGKRMPMKKRVVEPTQSNSGDVGKSEDTNKSAGEPPAVSPWDAAKKVRDSRG; encoded by the coding sequence ATGGACAACCAGGCCAACAATCCACTTCACGGCGTCAAGCTTGCCGACATGGTCGAGCATCTGGTGGAGACTTATGGCTGGGAGGAATTGGGTGCGAAGATCAACATCAACTGCTTCAACAGCAATCCATCGATCAAATCAAGTTTAAAGTTTCTGCGCCGGACGCCGTGGGCCCGTGAGAAAGTTGAGCGACTGTATTTGCGCTCGATTGGAAAACGTATGCCGATGAAAAAACGTGTCGTCGAGCCAACGCAGAGCAATTCAGGCGATGTTGGAAAAAGTGAAGACACCAATAAATCCGCCGGTGAACCGCCAGCGGTTTCTCCCTGGGACGCCGCCAAGAAAGTTCGCGACTCACGCGGTTGA
- the asnS gene encoding asparagine--tRNA ligase, with product MNRTSVKAARLESSIGNTAKVSGWVRTRRDSKAGFSFIEINDGSCQGNIQIIAPGELANYEDDIKRLTAGCSITAVGEIKESGGKGQATEILASEIVIHGWADPETYPLQKKRHSMEKLREWAHLRPRTNTFGAVARVRNSITNSIHQFFQEDGFLYVNTPVITASDCEGAGEMFQVTTMDMEHIAKQQIEKLNYKFDFFDKPSFLTVSGQLEAETYACSLGKVYTFGPTFRAENSNTSRHLAEFWMVEPEVAFNELTDNMDLAEAFLKRMFADALKNCGDDMQFFNDRIDPDKALISNLESIIGSEFVRLPYTEAVEILENCGQKFEYPVDWGTDLQSEHERFLTEQHFKKPVILFDYPRSIKPFYMYCNDDEKTVRAMDVLVPGVGEIIGGSQREHRLDVLEGRMKEQELDIEEYWWYTDLRKYGTVPHAGFGLGLERAVQFATSMSNIRDVIPFPRTPGNADF from the coding sequence ATGAATAGAACTTCCGTCAAAGCCGCCCGTCTGGAATCATCGATCGGCAACACCGCCAAAGTCAGCGGTTGGGTGCGAACTCGTCGTGACTCGAAAGCCGGTTTCAGCTTCATCGAAATCAACGATGGCTCCTGCCAGGGAAACATTCAGATCATCGCTCCGGGCGAATTGGCAAACTACGAGGACGATATCAAACGTCTGACAGCCGGCTGCAGCATTACGGCCGTCGGTGAAATCAAGGAGTCCGGTGGCAAAGGTCAGGCGACAGAGATCCTGGCTTCCGAAATCGTCATCCACGGCTGGGCCGATCCGGAAACTTACCCGTTGCAGAAGAAACGCCACTCGATGGAAAAGCTCCGCGAGTGGGCTCATCTTCGCCCGCGAACCAACACATTCGGCGCCGTCGCTCGCGTACGCAACAGCATTACGAACTCCATCCATCAGTTCTTTCAGGAAGACGGCTTCCTGTACGTCAACACTCCGGTCATCACTGCGAGTGACTGCGAAGGCGCAGGCGAAATGTTTCAGGTCACGACGATGGACATGGAACACATCGCCAAACAACAAATCGAGAAACTGAACTACAAGTTCGACTTCTTCGACAAGCCATCCTTCCTGACTGTCAGCGGACAACTGGAAGCCGAGACTTACGCCTGTTCGCTGGGCAAGGTCTACACATTTGGCCCCACGTTCCGTGCCGAAAACTCAAACACCTCGCGGCACCTTGCCGAGTTCTGGATGGTCGAGCCGGAAGTTGCCTTTAACGAGCTGACGGACAACATGGATCTGGCGGAAGCGTTTTTGAAGCGCATGTTTGCCGACGCGCTCAAGAACTGTGGCGACGACATGCAGTTTTTCAACGATCGCATCGATCCGGACAAGGCTTTGATTTCGAATCTTGAATCGATTATCGGCAGCGAGTTCGTTCGCTTGCCGTACACCGAAGCCGTGGAGATTCTGGAAAACTGCGGACAGAAGTTTGAGTATCCCGTTGACTGGGGCACGGATTTGCAGAGCGAGCACGAACGCTTTCTGACGGAACAACATTTCAAGAAGCCAGTCATCCTGTTCGATTATCCGCGATCGATCAAACCGTTCTACATGTACTGCAACGACGATGAGAAAACAGTTCGGGCGATGGACGTTCTGGTTCCCGGCGTCGGCGAAATTATCGGCGGCAGTCAGCGTGAGCATCGTTTGGATGTGCTCGAAGGCCGGATGAAGGAACAGGAACTCGATATCGAAGAGTATTGGTGGTACACCGACCTTCGCAAATATGGCACGGTTCCTCACGCCGGTTTTGGATTGGGGCTCGAACGAGCCGTCCAGTTTGCAACCTCGATGAGCAACATCCGCGACGTGATCCCGTTCCCTCGGACGCCCGGCAACGCCGATTTTTAA
- a CDS encoding glycosyltransferase family 4 protein codes for MKFGFYSCMSGMPWGGSEVLWYKAAKQLQRMDHEVCVSFKWWPYKAFQLEDLEKHGAHLWLRNKPKSKIKAMVSRFGPAETAESWITTHRPDAVLITLGYHPDQIEIADACIRNKVPYAINLQCASSFFFIPADRLDNYRRWYSNADKVLFVSDENRHKLENNIALRLDENAEIVSNPFNVDYNSDVPWPEQNGQQKFRVACVGRVHFQSKGQDIIVDVMKQDKWKKRPIEVTFYGHDQGNKGQLESLIEMHGLHDKLKFGGYVKDVKDIWAANHALMLPSRYEGAPLVVTEAMLCGRFAITTNLGRNAELMDDNVSGFIAEGATVGLFDEALERAWQKREHWQQIGQLARQHIRERYPEDPIGEYADKILALVK; via the coding sequence GTGAAGTTCGGATTCTATTCCTGTATGAGTGGCATGCCCTGGGGAGGCAGCGAAGTCCTCTGGTACAAAGCCGCGAAGCAGCTACAGCGGATGGACCATGAGGTCTGTGTGAGTTTCAAGTGGTGGCCGTACAAAGCGTTTCAGCTGGAGGATCTGGAAAAGCACGGGGCTCATCTATGGTTGCGAAATAAGCCAAAGTCAAAAATCAAAGCGATGGTCAGTCGTTTCGGCCCGGCTGAAACGGCAGAGTCCTGGATCACGACACATCGCCCCGACGCGGTGCTGATCACACTGGGCTATCATCCCGACCAAATCGAAATCGCGGACGCCTGCATCCGCAACAAGGTTCCTTACGCGATCAACCTTCAGTGCGCCAGCTCGTTTTTCTTCATCCCGGCCGATCGTCTGGACAATTATCGCCGCTGGTACAGCAACGCGGACAAAGTCCTGTTCGTGTCCGACGAGAACCGACACAAACTGGAAAACAACATCGCTCTGCGACTGGATGAGAATGCAGAGATCGTCTCAAACCCCTTCAACGTCGACTACAACTCTGACGTTCCGTGGCCGGAGCAGAACGGTCAGCAAAAATTTCGCGTCGCGTGCGTGGGCCGAGTTCACTTTCAGTCCAAAGGTCAGGACATCATTGTCGACGTGATGAAGCAAGACAAATGGAAGAAGCGTCCGATTGAGGTCACATTTTACGGTCATGACCAGGGCAACAAAGGCCAACTGGAATCGCTGATCGAAATGCATGGCTTGCATGATAAACTGAAGTTCGGTGGCTATGTCAAAGACGTCAAAGACATCTGGGCCGCGAACCATGCCTTGATGTTGCCGTCTCGTTATGAAGGCGCTCCGCTGGTCGTGACCGAAGCTATGCTCTGTGGGCGTTTCGCAATTACGACCAATCTCGGCCGAAACGCGGAACTGATGGACGACAACGTTTCCGGCTTCATCGCCGAAGGCGCAACCGTTGGGCTGTTCGACGAGGCTCTGGAACGGGCGTGGCAAAAGCGGGAACACTGGCAACAGATCGGACAGCTGGCTCGACAACATATCCGCGAACGCTATCCTGAAGATCCGATTGGCGAGTACGCCGACAAGATCCTCGCGTTGGTGAAATAA
- a CDS encoding sulfotransferase family 2 domain-containing protein, with translation MRPYDPEKPILYTHIPKCAGTSVVRLLRDWFGKRYHKLNQDETRDIVLPRVETKDDRGCWLKNVKCVHGHFDHGRGYGLPYYYPEIDQYFTILRDPFDLVVSMYFFAKGRSARGQFWFRGEPVDLRDQFPNVESYVRTYPYWLFNHLPQDITLANYEQKLNDQFVYIGIFEDLQTSIDNLGLVLGKPQTQLPKFNVSTYDETVPESLRVQFYHDYPLLHRVYQFALERYRDPNVMPEQLRQSIVDAEQSADESSRDNGSPSYGVA, from the coding sequence TTGCGTCCCTACGATCCTGAAAAACCCATCCTCTATACGCACATCCCAAAGTGTGCCGGGACCAGTGTCGTCAGGCTGTTGCGCGACTGGTTTGGCAAGCGATATCACAAGCTCAACCAGGACGAAACTCGCGACATCGTTTTGCCACGCGTGGAAACGAAAGACGATCGCGGCTGTTGGCTGAAGAACGTCAAATGCGTGCACGGCCATTTTGATCACGGTCGCGGCTACGGTTTGCCGTACTATTACCCTGAGATCGATCAGTACTTCACGATCCTGCGAGACCCGTTCGACCTGGTCGTGTCGATGTACTTTTTCGCCAAAGGTCGCAGTGCTCGGGGGCAGTTCTGGTTTCGCGGCGAGCCCGTGGACTTGAGGGACCAGTTTCCCAATGTCGAAAGCTACGTGCGGACATATCCGTATTGGCTGTTCAATCACCTGCCGCAGGACATCACGCTGGCAAACTACGAGCAAAAGCTGAATGACCAGTTCGTGTATATCGGTATCTTCGAGGATTTACAGACTTCGATCGACAATCTGGGCCTGGTGCTGGGCAAGCCGCAGACTCAGCTTCCGAAATTCAATGTTTCCACCTACGATGAGACTGTGCCTGAGTCCCTTCGTGTGCAGTTTTATCACGACTATCCGCTGCTCCATCGCGTTTACCAGTTTGCGTTGGAGCGGTATCGCGATCCCAACGTGATGCCGGAACAGCTGCGGCAGTCGATCGTCGACGCTGAACAGTCTGCCGATGAATCGTCGCGGGACAACGGCTCTCCTTCGTACGGCGTCGCCTGA
- the ribD gene encoding bifunctional diaminohydroxyphosphoribosylaminopyrimidine deaminase/5-amino-6-(5-phosphoribosylamino)uracil reductase RibD yields the protein MPEHANLRDETWMQLAIDLARQGLGSVEPNPMVGCVLVKNGKCIGQGWHEKFGEAHAEVNAIQNASESTKGSTAYVSLEPCSHTGKTGPCADALIQAGVSRVVVAVADPNPNVSGSGIDKLKAAGIDVSVGVLEQSAREVLAPYLKVVQKDKPWVIAKWAMTVDGKIATASGDSEWISNSQSRHLVHCLRARVDAIMVGSGTARADNPTLTVRLPGTDQELGFEARIPLRIVFDSQATSAVVSNLVQTANEVPTLIAVGPQHDAKQVARYVEHGVEVWIGESLSHHERMIELLMHLASRGVTNLMVEGGGKLLGVLNDLGEIDEIHSFIAPKLLGGFDSVTPVMGLDRNRIADGTELKLQTAQRVGDDVYLVHRR from the coding sequence ATGCCAGAACACGCAAACCTTCGCGACGAAACCTGGATGCAACTCGCCATCGATCTGGCCCGCCAGGGACTTGGCTCCGTCGAGCCTAACCCGATGGTCGGCTGTGTGCTGGTCAAAAACGGAAAGTGCATCGGCCAAGGCTGGCACGAAAAGTTCGGCGAAGCGCACGCGGAAGTCAACGCGATTCAAAATGCTTCCGAATCGACCAAAGGCAGCACGGCTTACGTTTCTCTCGAGCCCTGCTCACACACCGGCAAGACAGGCCCCTGTGCCGACGCCCTGATTCAAGCAGGCGTTTCTCGCGTCGTCGTCGCTGTTGCGGATCCAAACCCGAACGTTTCCGGCAGCGGAATCGACAAACTCAAAGCCGCTGGCATCGATGTGAGCGTCGGCGTGCTGGAACAGTCGGCACGCGAAGTATTGGCTCCGTATTTGAAGGTCGTGCAGAAAGACAAACCGTGGGTGATCGCGAAATGGGCCATGACGGTCGACGGCAAGATAGCGACCGCGTCGGGGGATAGCGAATGGATCTCCAACAGTCAGTCTCGACACCTCGTCCATTGTTTGCGAGCCCGCGTTGATGCGATCATGGTTGGGTCAGGAACCGCGCGGGCAGATAACCCGACGCTTACCGTTCGATTGCCGGGCACGGATCAGGAATTGGGGTTCGAAGCTCGAATTCCACTACGAATCGTATTCGATTCCCAGGCAACGTCAGCCGTGGTTTCGAACCTGGTTCAAACTGCCAACGAAGTCCCGACGCTGATCGCGGTAGGTCCGCAACATGACGCCAAACAGGTGGCGCGATACGTTGAGCATGGCGTCGAAGTCTGGATCGGAGAGTCGCTTAGTCACCACGAACGAATGATTGAACTGCTCATGCACCTCGCGTCCCGCGGTGTGACCAATCTGATGGTCGAAGGCGGCGGGAAACTGCTTGGCGTTTTAAACGATCTTGGGGAAATTGACGAAATCCATTCCTTTATCGCTCCAAAACTTTTGGGTGGATTTGACTCAGTGACGCCAGTCATGGGACTGGACCGAAATCGTATTGCGGATGGAACCGAATTGAAGCTGCAAACGGCCCAGCGGGTCGGCGACGATGTGTACCTCGTACATCGCCGGTAG
- a CDS encoding STAS domain-containing protein → MATLLTRKDGDILVVYFQDVSIIDEARIAGLGEELLELVKNENEKIVVNFENVSFMSSAMIGKLIHFSTRCKEEELKLRLCNINENVMKVFTLMNLQKVFDIDTDESDAVAKLKKSGWFS, encoded by the coding sequence ATGGCAACTCTTCTGACACGCAAAGACGGCGACATTTTGGTGGTTTACTTCCAGGACGTCAGCATCATCGACGAAGCCCGCATCGCAGGACTGGGCGAAGAACTGCTGGAGTTGGTTAAGAACGAGAATGAAAAGATCGTTGTGAACTTTGAGAACGTCAGCTTTATGTCGTCCGCAATGATCGGAAAACTGATTCACTTTTCGACTCGGTGCAAGGAAGAGGAACTCAAACTGCGGCTTTGCAACATCAACGAGAACGTGATGAAAGTGTTCACGCTGATGAACCTGCAAAAGGTCTTCGACATCGACACCGATGAGAGCGATGCCGTCGCCAAGCTCAAGAAATCTGGCTGGTTCAGCTAA
- a CDS encoding glycosyltransferase, with protein sequence MRVAIFSAATRETRSGNWVTADRWRKLLTSAGHRVSIIHDYRDVVDCAADVLIGLHARRSARALTRFKTLHPDRSTIVVLTGTDIYRDLLPSRKRRFPSAIAALDGCCQIIMLQPLMATRLKRGWRSKSSVVMMDAAKVAIPAKRKVGKMLKACVVGHLRHEKDPLRAAMAVRKLPSKVSVEVTHAGGALSDSFQARADRESALNLNWHWLGSIPYGKVQRLMRSSDLLINSSRAEGAPNVLFEAIGSRLPILASKIDGHVGILGADYPGFFRVGDTKGLQEQLVRCATDESFYRSLVASMESLAKKYREGSELKALQAVVKCCR encoded by the coding sequence GTGCGAGTCGCGATTTTCTCGGCGGCGACTCGTGAAACGCGTTCCGGCAATTGGGTGACCGCTGATCGATGGCGAAAACTGCTCACCTCCGCCGGGCATCGGGTGTCGATCATTCACGATTACCGGGACGTCGTCGACTGCGCCGCCGATGTGTTGATCGGATTGCATGCTCGTCGGAGCGCGCGGGCGCTGACGCGATTTAAAACGCTGCACCCGGATCGGTCCACGATCGTTGTGCTTACCGGAACGGACATCTATCGCGATTTGCTGCCAAGCCGTAAGCGTCGGTTTCCCTCCGCGATTGCAGCGCTCGATGGCTGTTGCCAAATCATAATGTTGCAGCCGCTGATGGCGACGCGACTAAAACGAGGCTGGCGATCGAAATCTTCGGTCGTGATGATGGACGCCGCGAAGGTAGCGATTCCTGCGAAGCGGAAAGTCGGCAAGATGCTCAAGGCTTGTGTTGTGGGTCATTTGCGACACGAAAAAGATCCTCTGCGAGCCGCGATGGCGGTGCGGAAGCTGCCGTCGAAAGTCTCCGTTGAGGTGACGCATGCCGGAGGCGCGCTTTCGGATTCCTTCCAAGCCCGAGCCGATCGTGAGTCTGCTTTGAATTTAAACTGGCATTGGCTGGGAAGCATTCCCTACGGCAAAGTCCAGCGACTGATGCGTTCCAGCGACTTGTTGATAAACAGCTCCAGAGCCGAAGGTGCACCGAACGTTCTGTTTGAAGCCATCGGTTCACGATTGCCAATTCTTGCTTCGAAAATTGATGGCCACGTCGGCATCCTGGGGGCTGACTATCCTGGCTTTTTTCGCGTCGGAGATACGAAAGGCTTGCAGGAACAGTTGGTTCGCTGTGCGACAGACGAATCGTTCTATCGGTCGCTAGTTGCTTCGATGGAGTCGCTGGCGAAGAAGTATCGCGAGGGGAGCGAATTAAAAGCCCTGCAAGCGGTGGTCAAATGTTGCCGATAG
- the xerC gene encoding tyrosine recombinase XerC translates to MPADFESAIARFLRYLKNERNASELTIKSYREDLTILNGYFLETVGRSPDPGNISPLDLRGYVAALHEAGYAPTSISRRLASLRSFFKFAQREGLADSNPAKPLRNPRKQRKLPHFLTNEEIGRLLAAPKKTAAMGLRDAAILETLYSAGLRVSELVGINLNDLDLEDGLVRVRGKGKKERLAPLGSYAVKALQRWLSRRTPHDSENVKAGAVFLNKFGKRLTTRSIGRMLEKYLKQTGLDLRTSPHTLRHSFATHLLNGGADIRSVQELLGHKSLVTTQIYTHVSTAGLKQAYEKAHPRARGAG, encoded by the coding sequence ATGCCAGCCGATTTTGAGTCAGCGATCGCGCGCTTTTTGCGATACCTGAAAAACGAGCGGAATGCTTCCGAGCTGACCATCAAGTCGTATCGCGAAGACCTGACGATCCTGAACGGATACTTTTTGGAAACCGTTGGGCGTTCGCCAGACCCGGGCAATATCTCTCCACTGGACCTGCGCGGATACGTCGCCGCGTTGCATGAGGCCGGATACGCTCCGACATCGATCTCTCGTCGACTCGCGTCACTTCGCAGCTTCTTCAAGTTCGCACAGCGAGAGGGCCTCGCCGATTCCAATCCGGCCAAGCCATTGCGAAACCCGCGCAAGCAAAGAAAACTGCCGCACTTTCTGACCAACGAAGAAATTGGACGACTGCTGGCGGCGCCGAAGAAAACGGCCGCAATGGGATTGCGCGATGCCGCGATTCTGGAGACGCTGTACTCAGCAGGACTGCGTGTTAGCGAGCTTGTGGGAATCAACCTCAACGATCTGGACCTGGAAGACGGTCTGGTTCGCGTTCGCGGTAAAGGCAAGAAAGAAAGGCTCGCGCCGCTCGGTAGTTATGCCGTGAAGGCGCTGCAGCGCTGGCTGTCGAGGCGAACGCCGCACGATTCGGAAAACGTCAAAGCGGGCGCCGTGTTCCTGAACAAGTTCGGCAAGAGACTAACGACACGCAGCATCGGACGCATGCTGGAAAAGTACCTCAAGCAAACCGGTCTGGATTTGAGGACTTCTCCGCACACGCTGAGGCACAGCTTCGCGACGCATTTACTCAATGGCGGCGCCGACATTCGCAGCGTCCAGGAATTGCTGGGCCACAAATCGCTGGTGACGACGCAGATCTATACGCACGTTAGCACCGCTGGGCTGAAACAGGCTTACGAAAAAGCACATCCGAGAGCTCGCGGGGCAGGGTAG
- a CDS encoding helix-turn-helix domain-containing protein, with translation MQYSFRLAELLGHVPDPRKRPGTIKAIVEYTGLDRHQVAALLKNEVKYIPLKALSRLCDFLIEHGHATPDQLPGALFAVEPENFWELLARRKRLEMCVGVRKDDAPESEVSFVAASDSVLLGELLNGVTTLGGTAKLRKPADAATALAAEELPQPEHLKQSLVWSPGQADEAEVVRRANQVHDRFSDSKGDKALVGIGSTKSNPVVEIILARSFNCDAFESEDSVESPQDRSLPFFLRYRDNDPHPASCMAGLNLSKNDKDLKAGLYYEDAKGKWVRCGSGKAKEEVAFVFYLHRESQGRLEMVMGGFSGKATRLLARALATRAEDFWPPIYANQGMQIGAFIVEFTMPAGKKETDILRTDLVATAEVTRIPEEAIARRLEKRT, from the coding sequence ATGCAATACAGTTTCAGACTTGCAGAATTGCTTGGTCACGTACCGGATCCACGCAAACGTCCGGGAACAATCAAAGCCATTGTGGAGTACACGGGGCTTGATCGTCACCAAGTCGCCGCGCTTCTCAAGAACGAAGTCAAATACATCCCCCTTAAAGCGCTTTCCCGCCTTTGCGATTTCTTGATTGAACACGGTCATGCGACACCGGATCAACTTCCGGGCGCACTGTTCGCTGTCGAGCCTGAAAACTTCTGGGAACTGCTGGCCAGACGGAAGCGTTTGGAGATGTGCGTTGGCGTCCGAAAAGATGATGCTCCAGAAAGCGAAGTCTCGTTCGTCGCCGCTTCCGACTCCGTTTTGTTGGGAGAGCTTCTCAATGGAGTTACAACGCTTGGTGGAACAGCAAAACTGCGCAAGCCAGCAGACGCGGCCACAGCATTGGCCGCGGAAGAGCTGCCCCAACCGGAACATCTTAAACAGTCGCTTGTTTGGAGCCCCGGGCAAGCTGACGAGGCGGAGGTGGTTCGTCGTGCCAACCAGGTCCACGATCGATTCTCTGATTCCAAAGGTGACAAGGCACTGGTCGGCATCGGCAGCACAAAAAGCAACCCGGTCGTTGAAATCATTTTGGCTCGATCGTTCAACTGTGATGCGTTCGAATCTGAAGACAGCGTTGAGAGTCCTCAAGACCGCTCGCTGCCTTTCTTCCTGCGTTATCGCGACAACGATCCACACCCTGCCTCCTGCATGGCGGGATTGAACTTGAGCAAAAACGACAAGGATCTCAAGGCAGGACTTTACTACGAAGACGCCAAGGGAAAATGGGTTCGTTGCGGATCTGGCAAAGCCAAAGAAGAGGTCGCATTTGTTTTCTATCTGCACCGTGAGTCTCAAGGGCGACTGGAAATGGTGATGGGCGGATTCTCGGGCAAGGCAACCCGCTTGCTGGCTCGAGCGTTGGCAACCCGAGCCGAAGATTTCTGGCCACCGATTTACGCGAATCAGGGCATGCAGATTGGCGCTTTCATTGTGGAGTTCACGATGCCCGCCGGCAAAAAAGAAACTGACATTCTACGAACCGACTTGGTCGCGACGGCAGAAGTCACTCGAATTCCGGAAGAGGCGATCGCCCGTCGACTTGAAAAGCGAACGTAA